In the Telopea speciosissima isolate NSW1024214 ecotype Mountain lineage chromosome 2, Tspe_v1, whole genome shotgun sequence genome, one interval contains:
- the LOC122650452 gene encoding uncharacterized protein LOC122650452, whose translation MVARESLSKASFICLYLWRAHNDLTFGRKEWTPLEVIQVANKAFLEFSSANQVLGSSHTDVSIGFSHLSKWVSPPVGNVKVNCDATLPSDKSKGGVGVIFRDHSGFPLLARSFPSCFSSIIQGEVLAIRGALTIALEMGYEDIMVETDNRDAFLMVEGKKTPLWEVEDLVADVQRLVPSFSSVVFSCVPRAMNMVVDALARKALSLVCVTDWPHSIQWLHELCARKKISSRGQHYVNRKLWLAGPLSQEYKALADASVELT comes from the exons ATGGTGGCTCGTGAGTCCCTTTCTAAGGCCTCTTTTATATGCTTGTACCTGTGGCGAGCTCACAATGACCTCACATTTGGTAGGAAGGAGTGGACTCCTTTGGAAGTTATCCAAGTGGCGAATAAAGCGTTCCTGGAGTTTTCCTCGGCAAATCAGGTTCTTGGTTCCAGCCATACTGATGTCTCTATTGGCTTCTCTCACCTTAGCAAGTGGGTTTCACCGCCGGTGGGTAATGTCAAGGTGAACTGTGACGCTACTTTACCTTCCGATAAGTCTAAAGGTGGAGTTGGAGTGATTTTCAGAGACCATTCTGGTTTCCCTCTTTTGGCTCGGTCCTTCCCTTCCTGCTTTAGTTCCATTATTCAGGGTGAAGTTTTAGCCATCCGTGGTGCTTTGACTATCGCCTTGGAGATGGGTTACGAGGATATTATGGTTGAAACTGATAACAGGGATGCGTTTCTTATGgtggaaggaaagaagacccCCTTGTGGGAGGTAGAAGATCTTGTTGCTGATGTGCAGCGTCTggtcccttctttctcttctgtgGTTTTTTCTTGTGTTCCTAGGGCTATGAATATGGTTGTAGATGCCCTAGCAAGGAAGGCCCTGTCACTTGTGTGTGTGACGGATTGGCCACATTCCATTCAGTGGCTTCACGAGCTCTGTGCGA gaaaaaaaatctcatctcgTGGTCAACAttatgtaaacagaaaattgTGGCTCGCTGGTCCACTGAGTCAAGAGTACAAAGCTCTGGCTGATGCCTCAGTAGAACTCACTTGA
- the LOC122650453 gene encoding protein SENSITIVE TO PROTON RHIZOTOXICITY 2-like, with protein sequence MIAGATPCFQGGNSQGFQMYGMTDDSVSAASMEAASAGAETHSGAFLYSLSILKDKVHQVQSLAAVLISPPDHHQPESSSSIAIASMGTLSQEIMVTASSMMFNCQQLAAVGAPVIKVNPNPNGGILPQNNNTHDAQLGEEEAGDGGAAGARGCFFTHEQHLDWYADSYDHNNNSGSSNNSHSNNDNINTTTTTTTKNNIRSKNSEGGALEMELPNGGYPYDVIELDAADLLAKYTHYCQVCGKGFKRDANLRMHMRAHGDKYKSSAALSNPLKNSGEGEGGKGFSTMRLPRKYSCPQEGCRWNKNHAKFQPLKSMICAKNHYKRSHCPKMYVCNRCNQKQFSVLSDLRTHEKHCGEQKWQCSCGTTFSRKDKLMGHVALFTGHTPAANSSFTKSQNIDHHAILLH encoded by the coding sequence ATGATTGCAGGGGCCACTCCATGTTTCCAAGGTGGTAACTCACAAGGATTCCAAATGTATGGAATGACAGATGATAGTGTATCAGCtgcttcaatggaggcagctaGTGCTGGTGCAGAGACCCACTCCGGCGCATTCCTATACAGTCTTTCTATCCTTAAAGACAAGGTTCATCAGGTACAATCACTAGCTGCTGTTCTTATATCTCCTCCTGATCATCATCAACctgaatcatcatcatcaattgcTATAGCAAGTATGGGTACTCTGAGTCAAGAAATTATGGTTACTGCTTCTTCTATGATGTTCAATTGTCAACAACTCGCCGCGGTTGGTGCTCCGGTCATCAAGGTTAATCCTAATCCTAATGGTGGAATATTACCACAGAATAACAACACCCATGATGCTCAATTGGGAGAAGAAGAGGCAGGGGATGGCGGCGCCGCCGGTGCCAGAGGTTGTTTCTTCACACATGAACAACATCTTGACTGGTATGCTGATAGCTATgatcataataataatagtgGTAGTAGTAATAATAGTCACAGCAACAATGATAATattaacaccaccaccaccaccacaaccaaaAACAACATTAGAAGCAAAAACAGTGAGGGGGGTGCCCTAGAAATGGAATTGCCAAATGGTGGTTACCCATATGATGTAATTGAGTTAGATGCAGCAGATTTATTGGCTAAATACACACATTATTGTCAAGTTTGTGGTAAGGGATTTAAGAGAGATGCAAATCTAAGGATGCATATGAGAGCACATGGAGATAAGTATAAGTCTAGTGCAGCTTTAAGTAATCCTTTAAAGAATAGTGGTGAAGGAGAAGGTGGTAAAGGGTTTTCTACTATGAGATTACCTAGGAAATATTCATGTCCACAGGAAGGTTGTAGATGGAACAAAAATCATGCTAAGTTTCAGCCATTGAAATCCATGATTTGTGCAAAGAATCATTACAAGAGAAGTCATTGCCCTAAGATGTATGTTTGTAATAGATGTAATCAGAAGCAATTTTCTGTGTTATCTGATCTTAGGACTCATGAGAAGCATTGTGGTGAACAAAAATGGCAGTGTTCATGTGGAACTACTTTCTCTAGGAAAGATAAGCTCATGGGTCATGTTGCTTTGTTCACTGGACATACTCCAGCTGCGAATTCTTCGTTTACGAAATCTCAAAATATCGATCACCACGCGATTCTATTGCATTAG